A section of the Tachysurus fulvidraco isolate hzauxx_2018 chromosome 7, HZAU_PFXX_2.0, whole genome shotgun sequence genome encodes:
- the phf3 gene encoding PHD finger protein 3 isoform X1, with translation MDIVGTFNHLIPSDQLEDSLLLGQNLECEASDEFASSDNLPGDSLKNMLSDKDPMFGSASSQFHLLENDEANFQLSSSLDQDMNTSGFSQTCAEGDETPAKFPRGRRKGAIQQPRKQTAFSSRGRGRGGQTRRPGPFKGVSTEAQISGVKDAEEPGSSSISIVEMHTEKRETLLSRRFNVHEVDPSMSPVVVLRRLTVTVGGYKIELLPGPSHTSGSINTSAIQSLSFQDDSMATESNGFALGEAQTLEVHSAPEVVEELKVTEHGADKTPTDLGPCVNPNEVQHTNGATEVTTDTKAVDQIEAEKPANDDKSERKNVKTDKIPTKKLLKPKQALALSKNKHISRTAILQKGSKLHKLQDKKVEKTTLENQQHIKAKPNSIGLKQPALSLKPKQALKPQKEQVCDPVKHSASPSVPRSPTRNRKVSSDSSPGTKVVMNKSPSSAKKPQNPSPAAVKQNQSVKDGPVEEEQERTKSKKPEKLLQRQRSRSSRSISIDEPQLFIPDNAPVVKKVSADGDPTPASENETAWDSNKQCGLCSKPHSNRFMVGCGRCDDWFHGDCVGLDLAKVQQMEKDDQEFVCLKCCADEGGKGNTENTDNNSATDQKQEPVASVTAGGIRPFRKDSSERRSAVDSALKSGSTMKHEVKKAKISVPSLKKPSTGQIRRSVRDSLEEILLKRLKESDLKVSKERPAELAKRTEKELFALFQGVDSKYKNKYRSLMFNLRDTKNNVLFKRVLKGEIPPRALVRMSAEELASKELAAWRQRENRHTIEMIEKEQREVERRPVTKITHKGEIEIENQEPAKAPEALPDPVPDVVEASEEKTTVSKAESPKKVKDTTSLHKSHLFDLYCKICTGRMAPPVEEATTKAVKVATTVIRRQSTITEGESHESTPISPPIASSALVDDLSLRAMEEGLLNFPARLESVSNKEDTAAFLSGLETLWNGYIDMPSVARYFTKAYPVSGTLDHLTEDLPDTIQVGGRISPQTVWDYVEKIRASGTKEICVIRFSPDTEEDEISYTLLYAYFSSRRRYGVVANNRKQVKDMYLIPLGSTEKIPHQIVPFDGPGLETNRTNLLLGLIIRQRPKRDFVVLLPSEANEPTSSLAYETKPQVEPIQKPVVARDEERDFVNSLGRMQKKDSVNLSKSTVTESRLDIEDEENVSLRFLPGVLKQPTSEKAKPADDEMKTMTSNAVSQTSSSDGDTSGRVTLKTPTTPRLDRFIIKKKDPKSVEKQEQSSSNAEIMSSPDKEKEAGLQSGVLLSLKDKPGDVSTETFLSSLSTIQPKTDHNSTETIRDTTPPSTQTRQDINLTPVCTSAASTVATNDTTDDVSKHKTVKTPTKILKLSTTGIITVKKTDATELVNTKQLSLNKDIPQPKVTQSAPSDLSSVTQSAPSDLSSVTQSAPSDPSSVTQSAPSDPSSVTQSAPSDPSSVTQSAPSDPSSVTQSAPSDPSSVTQSAPSDPSSVTQSAPSDPSSVTQSAPSDPSSVTQSAPSDPSSISQSAPSGQSSVSQSAPSDPSSVTQSAASDPSLVSQSAAPDPSLVSQSAASDPSLVSQSAASDPSLVSQSAPSNQSSVSQSAPSQPSSTTESEQPQSEFKPVEEIQTITTISSSGKNEALKQSRQRLLSPSPFNTAGHGPLPATFPPYHTAPVDHAYHPGPVPTYPPQSNPVPFIPLHQQAPPLFSYPPPPLLPMMFPQSDPQNQMHAPPWAQAVPPPACFPPPVPDVVTGPPQSYTMPRFPDSSMLNLPPLNKSDQGSELWDRKSRPLADPFKKDDRDHYGRYRHKSQHYERERHKARSRSQSRSRSKSRSRSRSRSRSRHRHKTKHSREDRHGERRKERHHSSHHRDRDKHRRDSDHEKHRRDSRDTHS, from the exons ATGGATATAGTTGGCACATTTAACCATttgattcccagtgatcagtTGGAAGACTCTCTGCTCCTCGGCCAGAACTTGGAATGTGAAGCAAGTGATGAGTTTGCATCAAGTGACAACCTGCCAGGAGACTCGCTCAAGAACATGCTCAGTGACAAGGATCCTATGTTTGGATCGGCCAGCTCACAGTTTCATCTCTTGGAAAACGATGAAGCTAACTTTCAGCTCTCCAGCTCATTAG aCCAGGATATGAACACGTCAGGCTTCAGCCAGACTTGTGCTGAAGGGGACGAGACTCCGGCTAAGTTCCCCAGAGGCAGGAGAAAAGGCGCCATTCAGCAACCGAGGAAACAAACCG CCTTTTCGTCAAGAGGCCGCGGTAGAGGTGGACAGACAAGGCGCCCTGGTCCATTTAAAGGAGTTTCCACTGAAGCTCAGATATCCGGAGTAAAGGATGCAGAAGAACCAGGATCCAGTAGCATTTCAATAGTGGAGATGCACACGGAGAAACGGGAAACCTTATTGAGCCGCCGGTTTAACGTGCATGAAGTCGACCCGTCGATGAGTCCTGTGGTTGTGCTGAGGCGTTTAACAGTCACAGTAGGGGGCTATAAAATTGAACTGCTGCCTGGACCTTCTCACACTTCTGGATCAATTAATACAAGCGCTATTCAGTCTCTGAGCTTCCAGGACGATTCCATGGCCACAGAAAGCAATGGGTTTGCTCTCGGAGAGGCCCAGACTCTTGAAGTGCATTCGGCCCCAGAGGTTGTTGAAGAGCTTAAGGTCACTGAACATGGAGCTGATAAAACGCCTACAGATTTAGGGCCATGTGTAAATCCGAATGAAGTACAACACACTAACGGTGCGACAGAAGTAACCACAGACACCAAAGCTGTTGACCAAATTGAGGCAGAAAAGCCAGCTAATGATGACAAATCGGaaagaaaaaatgtcaaaacGGATAAAATCCCCACTAAAAAGCTCCTGAAGCCCAAGCAGGCACTGGCTTTATCCAAAAACAAGCACATCAGCAGAACAGCTATCCTGCAGAAGGGGTCCAAGCTTCACAAACTACAAGATAAAAAGGTGGAAAAAACTACACTGGAAAATCAACAACACATCAAAGCCAAGCCAAATAGCATAGGCCTAAAACAGCCAGCTTTGTCTCTCAAACCCAAACAGGCCTTGAAACCACAAAAGGAGCAAGTCTGTGATCCGGTGAAGCACAGTGCCAGCCCCTCTGTTCCACGCTCTCCCACAAGAAATAGAAAGGTGTCCTCGGATTCCAGTCCTGGTACTAAAGTAGTTATGAATAAATCTCCTTCTTCAGCAAAGAAGCCACAAAATCCATCACCAGCAGCGGTCAAACAGAATCAGTCAGTGAAGGATGGCCCAGTAGAAGAAGAACAGGAGAGAACAAAAAGCAAGAAACCAGAAAAGCTCTTGCAGAGACAGAGAAGCCGAAGCAGCAGAAGCATATCTATAGATGAACCTCAGTTATTCATCCCTGATAATGCTCCTGTGGTGAAAAAGGTGTCTGCAGACGGGGATCCTACACCTGCTTCTGAAAACGAGACAGCATGggattcaaacaaacaatgtgGATTATGTAGTAAACCACACAGCAATAG aTTCATGGTAGGCTGTGGCCGCTGTGATGACTGGTTCCATGGAGACTGTGTAGGATTGGACCTGGCTAAAGTACAACAAATGGAAAAGGATGACCAGGAGTTTGTCTGTCTTAAATGCTGTGCTGATGAAGGGGGGAAAGGTAACACTGAGAATACAGACAACAATTCAGCAACAGATCAGAAACAGGAACCCGTAGCATCAGTCACGGCTGGCGGAATCCGGCCTTTTAGGAAG GACTCATCAGAAAGGCGATCAGCAGTGGATTCAGCACTGAAATCTG gGTCAACTATGAAGCATGAGGTGAAGAAGGCTAAAATTTCTGTTCCAAGCTTAAAGAAACCATCTACTGGACAAATCAGGAGGAGTGTCCGTGATTCACTAGAGGAGATTCTATTGAAAAG GCTGAAGGAATCAGACTTGAAGGTTTCAAAGGAGAGGCCAGCAGAATTGGCTAAACGGACAGAAAAAGAGCTTTTTGCCCTCTTCCAAGGTGTCGACAGCAAGTACAAGAACAAATACAGAAGCTTGATGTTCAATCTCAGAGacacaaaaaataat GTGTTATTCAAACGTGTTCTCAAGGGAGAGATTCCACCTAGAGCTTTAGTTCGTATGAGTGCAGAAGAACTAGCCTCCAAGGAACTGGCTGCATGGCGACAGCGGGAGAATCGAcat ACAATTGAAATGATTGAGAAAGAACAACGGGAAGTAGAGAGACGACCAGTCaccaaaatcacacacaaagggGAGATTGAAATTGAGAATCAAGAACCTGCAAAAGCCCCTGAGGCATTA CCTGATCCTGTCCCTGATGTTGTTGAGGCGTCTGAGGAAAAAACTACAGTATCAAAGGCAGAAAGCCCCAAGAAAGTTAAAGACACAACAAGCTTGCATAAGTCTCATCTTTTTGATCTTTACTGCAAGATCTGCACAG GACGAATGGCTCCACCAGTGGAGGAGGCAACCACTAAGGCTGTCAAAGTGGCTACAACTGTAATTAGAAGGCAGTCCACAATTACTGAAGGAGAGAGCCATGAATCCACACCCATATCTCCACCTATTGCTTCATCAGCCCTGGTGGATGACTTGTCTCTGAGAGCGATGGAAGAAGGCCTTCTTAACTTTCCTGCAAG GTTGGAAAGTGTAAGCAATAAAGAAGATACAGCTGCATTCCTCTCTGGTTTAGAAACTCTATGGAATGGCTATATAGACATGCCATCTGTAGCTCGGTACTTTACAAAAGCTTACCCAGTCTCTGGAACTTTGGACCACCTAACTGAG GATCTGCCAGACACAATCCAGGTTGGTGGAAGGATCTCTCCCCAAACCGTCTGGGACTATGTGGAGAAAATCCGTGCTTCTGGTACAAAG GAAATATGTGTAATTCGCTTCAGCCCAGACACAGAGGAAGACGAGATCTCGTACACTTTGCTGTATGCCTATTTCAGTAGTCGTAGGCGATATGGTGTTGTTGCCAACAACCGCAAACAAGTTAAAGATATGTATCTCATCCCTCTTGGCTCCACTGAAAAAATCCCACATCAGATTGTTCCGTTTGATGGCCCAG GTTTGGAGACTAACCGAACAAACCTTCTCCTGGGACTAATCATTCGCCAGAGGCCCAAGAGGGACTTTGTGGTCCTCCTACCAAGTGAGGCTAATGAACCTACAAGTTCATTAGCCTACGAGACCAAACCTCAGGTAGAACCTATTCAGAAACCTGTGGTGGCCCGAGATGAGGAAAGAGACTTTGTAAACAGTCTTGGTAGGATGCAGAAAAAAGACAGTGTAAATCTTAGCAAATCCACAGTGACTGAATCTCGGTTAGATATCGAGGATGAGGAAAATGTGTCATTGCGTTTCCTCCCGGGCGTGCTAAAGCAGCCCACATCTGAGAAGGCTAAACCAGCGGATGATGAAATGAAAACTATGACCAGTAATGCAGTCAGTCAGACATCTAGCTCTGATGGGGACACCTCAGGACGTGTCACTCTTAAAACACCCACCACCCCCAGACTGGACCGtttcattattaaaaagaaagatcCGAAATCTGTCGAGAAACAAGAACAATCTAGCTCAAATGCAGAGATCATGAGTTCAccagataaagaaaaagaagctgGACTGCAGAGTGGAGTTTTGTTATCTCTTAAGGATAAACCAGGAGATGTATCAACAGAGACTTTCCTCTCTAGCCTTTCCACAATACAGCCTAAGACTGACCATAACAGCACTGAAACAATAAGAGATACCACACCACCAAGCACACAGACCAGACAAGACATAAACCTAACTCCTGTATGCACTTCAGCTGCATCAACAGTTGCCACTAATGATACCACTGATGATGTTTCCAAGCACAAAACTGTGAAAACTCCTACTAAGATATTAAAACTATCCACAACTGGCATTATCACTGTCAAAAAGACTGATGCAACTGAACTTGTTAATACCAAGCAGTTGTCTTTGAATAAAGACATACCACAACCAAAAGTTACTCAGTCTGCACCTTCAGACCTATCATCCGTTACCCAGTCTGCACCTTCAGACCTGTCATCCGTTACCCAGTCTGCACCTTCAGACCCTTCATCCGTTACCCAGTCTGCACCTTCAGACCCTTCATCAGTTACCCAGTCTGCACCTTCAGACCCTTCATCAGTTACCCAGTCTGCCCCTTCAGACCCTTCATCAGTTACCCAGTCTGCCCCTTCAGACCCTTCATCAGTTACCCAGTCTGCCCCTTCAGACCCTTCATCAGTTACCCAGTCTGCCCCTTCAGACCCTTCATCAGTTACCCAGTCTGCCCCTTCAGACCCTTCATCAGTTACCCAGTCTGCACCTTCAGACCCATCATCAATTTCCCAGTCTGCACCCTCAGGTCAGTCATCAGTTTCCCAGTCTGCACCCTCGGACCCGTCATCGGTTACCCAGTCTGCAGCTTCAGACCCTTCATTGGTTTCCCAGTCTGCAGCTCCAGACCCTTCATTGGTTTCCCAGTCTGCAGCTTCAGACCCTTCATTGGTTTCCCAGTCTGCAGCTTCAGACCCTTCATTGGTTTCCCAGTCTGCACCCTCAAATCAGTCATCGGTTTCCCAGTCTGCACCTTCACAACCATCATCAACAACAGAGTCTGAACAGCCACAGTCAGAGTTTAAACCTGTTGAAGAAATCCAGACCATCACCACTATTTCCTCGTCTGGAAAAAATGAAGCTCTCAAACAGTCAAGACAACGTCTTTTAAGTCCCAGTCCTTTTAATACTGCGGGTCATGGGCCTCTGCCAGCTACATTTCCTCCTTATCACACCGCACCAGTTGACCATGCTTACCATCCAGGACCGGTGCCCACCTACCCACCCCAGTCTAACCCTGTGCCGTTTATACCCCTGCATCAGCAAGCCCCTCCGCTGTTTAGCTACCCGCCACCTCCACTTCTTCCAATGATGTTCCCCCAGAGTGATCCTCAAAATCAAATGCATGCCCCACCTTGGGCTCAGGCAGTGCCTCCTCCGGCATGTTTTCCACCGCCCGTCCCAGATGTAGTCACTGGGCCCCCACAGTCATATACAATGCCAAGATTCCCTGATTCCTCCATGCTGAATCTGCCACCCTTGAACAAGAGTGATCAGGGCTCTGAGCTTTGGGACAGGAAGTCCAGGCCATTGGCTGATCCTTTCAAAAAGGATGACCGAGACCACTATGGGAGGTACAGGCACAAGAGCCAACATTACGAGCGAGAGAGGCACAAGGCCAGAAGCCGGAGTCAGAGCCGGAGCCGAAGCAAGAGCAGGAGTCGCAGCAGGAGCCGGAGCCGAAGCAGGCACAGACACAAGACCAAGCACTCGCGAGAGGACAGGCATGGggagaggaggaaagagagacatCACAGCAGTCaccacagggacagagacaaaCATAGACGGGACTCTGATCATGAAAAACACCGGAGAGACTCAAGAGATACACACTCATGA
- the phf3 gene encoding PHD finger protein 3 isoform X2 translates to MLSDKDPMFGSASSQFHLLENDEANFQLSSSLDQDMNTSGFSQTCAEGDETPAKFPRGRRKGAIQQPRKQTAFSSRGRGRGGQTRRPGPFKGVSTEAQISGVKDAEEPGSSSISIVEMHTEKRETLLSRRFNVHEVDPSMSPVVVLRRLTVTVGGYKIELLPGPSHTSGSINTSAIQSLSFQDDSMATESNGFALGEAQTLEVHSAPEVVEELKVTEHGADKTPTDLGPCVNPNEVQHTNGATEVTTDTKAVDQIEAEKPANDDKSERKNVKTDKIPTKKLLKPKQALALSKNKHISRTAILQKGSKLHKLQDKKVEKTTLENQQHIKAKPNSIGLKQPALSLKPKQALKPQKEQVCDPVKHSASPSVPRSPTRNRKVSSDSSPGTKVVMNKSPSSAKKPQNPSPAAVKQNQSVKDGPVEEEQERTKSKKPEKLLQRQRSRSSRSISIDEPQLFIPDNAPVVKKVSADGDPTPASENETAWDSNKQCGLCSKPHSNRFMVGCGRCDDWFHGDCVGLDLAKVQQMEKDDQEFVCLKCCADEGGKGNTENTDNNSATDQKQEPVASVTAGGIRPFRKDSSERRSAVDSALKSGSTMKHEVKKAKISVPSLKKPSTGQIRRSVRDSLEEILLKRLKESDLKVSKERPAELAKRTEKELFALFQGVDSKYKNKYRSLMFNLRDTKNNVLFKRVLKGEIPPRALVRMSAEELASKELAAWRQRENRHTIEMIEKEQREVERRPVTKITHKGEIEIENQEPAKAPEALPDPVPDVVEASEEKTTVSKAESPKKVKDTTSLHKSHLFDLYCKICTGRMAPPVEEATTKAVKVATTVIRRQSTITEGESHESTPISPPIASSALVDDLSLRAMEEGLLNFPARLESVSNKEDTAAFLSGLETLWNGYIDMPSVARYFTKAYPVSGTLDHLTEDLPDTIQVGGRISPQTVWDYVEKIRASGTKEICVIRFSPDTEEDEISYTLLYAYFSSRRRYGVVANNRKQVKDMYLIPLGSTEKIPHQIVPFDGPGLETNRTNLLLGLIIRQRPKRDFVVLLPSEANEPTSSLAYETKPQVEPIQKPVVARDEERDFVNSLGRMQKKDSVNLSKSTVTESRLDIEDEENVSLRFLPGVLKQPTSEKAKPADDEMKTMTSNAVSQTSSSDGDTSGRVTLKTPTTPRLDRFIIKKKDPKSVEKQEQSSSNAEIMSSPDKEKEAGLQSGVLLSLKDKPGDVSTETFLSSLSTIQPKTDHNSTETIRDTTPPSTQTRQDINLTPVCTSAASTVATNDTTDDVSKHKTVKTPTKILKLSTTGIITVKKTDATELVNTKQLSLNKDIPQPKVTQSAPSDLSSVTQSAPSDLSSVTQSAPSDPSSVTQSAPSDPSSVTQSAPSDPSSVTQSAPSDPSSVTQSAPSDPSSVTQSAPSDPSSVTQSAPSDPSSVTQSAPSDPSSVTQSAPSDPSSISQSAPSGQSSVSQSAPSDPSSVTQSAASDPSLVSQSAAPDPSLVSQSAASDPSLVSQSAASDPSLVSQSAPSNQSSVSQSAPSQPSSTTESEQPQSEFKPVEEIQTITTISSSGKNEALKQSRQRLLSPSPFNTAGHGPLPATFPPYHTAPVDHAYHPGPVPTYPPQSNPVPFIPLHQQAPPLFSYPPPPLLPMMFPQSDPQNQMHAPPWAQAVPPPACFPPPVPDVVTGPPQSYTMPRFPDSSMLNLPPLNKSDQGSELWDRKSRPLADPFKKDDRDHYGRYRHKSQHYERERHKARSRSQSRSRSKSRSRSRSRSRSRHRHKTKHSREDRHGERRKERHHSSHHRDRDKHRRDSDHEKHRRDSRDTHS, encoded by the exons ATGCTCAGTGACAAGGATCCTATGTTTGGATCGGCCAGCTCACAGTTTCATCTCTTGGAAAACGATGAAGCTAACTTTCAGCTCTCCAGCTCATTAG aCCAGGATATGAACACGTCAGGCTTCAGCCAGACTTGTGCTGAAGGGGACGAGACTCCGGCTAAGTTCCCCAGAGGCAGGAGAAAAGGCGCCATTCAGCAACCGAGGAAACAAACCG CCTTTTCGTCAAGAGGCCGCGGTAGAGGTGGACAGACAAGGCGCCCTGGTCCATTTAAAGGAGTTTCCACTGAAGCTCAGATATCCGGAGTAAAGGATGCAGAAGAACCAGGATCCAGTAGCATTTCAATAGTGGAGATGCACACGGAGAAACGGGAAACCTTATTGAGCCGCCGGTTTAACGTGCATGAAGTCGACCCGTCGATGAGTCCTGTGGTTGTGCTGAGGCGTTTAACAGTCACAGTAGGGGGCTATAAAATTGAACTGCTGCCTGGACCTTCTCACACTTCTGGATCAATTAATACAAGCGCTATTCAGTCTCTGAGCTTCCAGGACGATTCCATGGCCACAGAAAGCAATGGGTTTGCTCTCGGAGAGGCCCAGACTCTTGAAGTGCATTCGGCCCCAGAGGTTGTTGAAGAGCTTAAGGTCACTGAACATGGAGCTGATAAAACGCCTACAGATTTAGGGCCATGTGTAAATCCGAATGAAGTACAACACACTAACGGTGCGACAGAAGTAACCACAGACACCAAAGCTGTTGACCAAATTGAGGCAGAAAAGCCAGCTAATGATGACAAATCGGaaagaaaaaatgtcaaaacGGATAAAATCCCCACTAAAAAGCTCCTGAAGCCCAAGCAGGCACTGGCTTTATCCAAAAACAAGCACATCAGCAGAACAGCTATCCTGCAGAAGGGGTCCAAGCTTCACAAACTACAAGATAAAAAGGTGGAAAAAACTACACTGGAAAATCAACAACACATCAAAGCCAAGCCAAATAGCATAGGCCTAAAACAGCCAGCTTTGTCTCTCAAACCCAAACAGGCCTTGAAACCACAAAAGGAGCAAGTCTGTGATCCGGTGAAGCACAGTGCCAGCCCCTCTGTTCCACGCTCTCCCACAAGAAATAGAAAGGTGTCCTCGGATTCCAGTCCTGGTACTAAAGTAGTTATGAATAAATCTCCTTCTTCAGCAAAGAAGCCACAAAATCCATCACCAGCAGCGGTCAAACAGAATCAGTCAGTGAAGGATGGCCCAGTAGAAGAAGAACAGGAGAGAACAAAAAGCAAGAAACCAGAAAAGCTCTTGCAGAGACAGAGAAGCCGAAGCAGCAGAAGCATATCTATAGATGAACCTCAGTTATTCATCCCTGATAATGCTCCTGTGGTGAAAAAGGTGTCTGCAGACGGGGATCCTACACCTGCTTCTGAAAACGAGACAGCATGggattcaaacaaacaatgtgGATTATGTAGTAAACCACACAGCAATAG aTTCATGGTAGGCTGTGGCCGCTGTGATGACTGGTTCCATGGAGACTGTGTAGGATTGGACCTGGCTAAAGTACAACAAATGGAAAAGGATGACCAGGAGTTTGTCTGTCTTAAATGCTGTGCTGATGAAGGGGGGAAAGGTAACACTGAGAATACAGACAACAATTCAGCAACAGATCAGAAACAGGAACCCGTAGCATCAGTCACGGCTGGCGGAATCCGGCCTTTTAGGAAG GACTCATCAGAAAGGCGATCAGCAGTGGATTCAGCACTGAAATCTG gGTCAACTATGAAGCATGAGGTGAAGAAGGCTAAAATTTCTGTTCCAAGCTTAAAGAAACCATCTACTGGACAAATCAGGAGGAGTGTCCGTGATTCACTAGAGGAGATTCTATTGAAAAG GCTGAAGGAATCAGACTTGAAGGTTTCAAAGGAGAGGCCAGCAGAATTGGCTAAACGGACAGAAAAAGAGCTTTTTGCCCTCTTCCAAGGTGTCGACAGCAAGTACAAGAACAAATACAGAAGCTTGATGTTCAATCTCAGAGacacaaaaaataat GTGTTATTCAAACGTGTTCTCAAGGGAGAGATTCCACCTAGAGCTTTAGTTCGTATGAGTGCAGAAGAACTAGCCTCCAAGGAACTGGCTGCATGGCGACAGCGGGAGAATCGAcat ACAATTGAAATGATTGAGAAAGAACAACGGGAAGTAGAGAGACGACCAGTCaccaaaatcacacacaaagggGAGATTGAAATTGAGAATCAAGAACCTGCAAAAGCCCCTGAGGCATTA CCTGATCCTGTCCCTGATGTTGTTGAGGCGTCTGAGGAAAAAACTACAGTATCAAAGGCAGAAAGCCCCAAGAAAGTTAAAGACACAACAAGCTTGCATAAGTCTCATCTTTTTGATCTTTACTGCAAGATCTGCACAG GACGAATGGCTCCACCAGTGGAGGAGGCAACCACTAAGGCTGTCAAAGTGGCTACAACTGTAATTAGAAGGCAGTCCACAATTACTGAAGGAGAGAGCCATGAATCCACACCCATATCTCCACCTATTGCTTCATCAGCCCTGGTGGATGACTTGTCTCTGAGAGCGATGGAAGAAGGCCTTCTTAACTTTCCTGCAAG GTTGGAAAGTGTAAGCAATAAAGAAGATACAGCTGCATTCCTCTCTGGTTTAGAAACTCTATGGAATGGCTATATAGACATGCCATCTGTAGCTCGGTACTTTACAAAAGCTTACCCAGTCTCTGGAACTTTGGACCACCTAACTGAG GATCTGCCAGACACAATCCAGGTTGGTGGAAGGATCTCTCCCCAAACCGTCTGGGACTATGTGGAGAAAATCCGTGCTTCTGGTACAAAG GAAATATGTGTAATTCGCTTCAGCCCAGACACAGAGGAAGACGAGATCTCGTACACTTTGCTGTATGCCTATTTCAGTAGTCGTAGGCGATATGGTGTTGTTGCCAACAACCGCAAACAAGTTAAAGATATGTATCTCATCCCTCTTGGCTCCACTGAAAAAATCCCACATCAGATTGTTCCGTTTGATGGCCCAG GTTTGGAGACTAACCGAACAAACCTTCTCCTGGGACTAATCATTCGCCAGAGGCCCAAGAGGGACTTTGTGGTCCTCCTACCAAGTGAGGCTAATGAACCTACAAGTTCATTAGCCTACGAGACCAAACCTCAGGTAGAACCTATTCAGAAACCTGTGGTGGCCCGAGATGAGGAAAGAGACTTTGTAAACAGTCTTGGTAGGATGCAGAAAAAAGACAGTGTAAATCTTAGCAAATCCACAGTGACTGAATCTCGGTTAGATATCGAGGATGAGGAAAATGTGTCATTGCGTTTCCTCCCGGGCGTGCTAAAGCAGCCCACATCTGAGAAGGCTAAACCAGCGGATGATGAAATGAAAACTATGACCAGTAATGCAGTCAGTCAGACATCTAGCTCTGATGGGGACACCTCAGGACGTGTCACTCTTAAAACACCCACCACCCCCAGACTGGACCGtttcattattaaaaagaaagatcCGAAATCTGTCGAGAAACAAGAACAATCTAGCTCAAATGCAGAGATCATGAGTTCAccagataaagaaaaagaagctgGACTGCAGAGTGGAGTTTTGTTATCTCTTAAGGATAAACCAGGAGATGTATCAACAGAGACTTTCCTCTCTAGCCTTTCCACAATACAGCCTAAGACTGACCATAACAGCACTGAAACAATAAGAGATACCACACCACCAAGCACACAGACCAGACAAGACATAAACCTAACTCCTGTATGCACTTCAGCTGCATCAACAGTTGCCACTAATGATACCACTGATGATGTTTCCAAGCACAAAACTGTGAAAACTCCTACTAAGATATTAAAACTATCCACAACTGGCATTATCACTGTCAAAAAGACTGATGCAACTGAACTTGTTAATACCAAGCAGTTGTCTTTGAATAAAGACATACCACAACCAAAAGTTACTCAGTCTGCACCTTCAGACCTATCATCCGTTACCCAGTCTGCACCTTCAGACCTGTCATCCGTTACCCAGTCTGCACCTTCAGACCCTTCATCCGTTACCCAGTCTGCACCTTCAGACCCTTCATCAGTTACCCAGTCTGCACCTTCAGACCCTTCATCAGTTACCCAGTCTGCCCCTTCAGACCCTTCATCAGTTACCCAGTCTGCCCCTTCAGACCCTTCATCAGTTACCCAGTCTGCCCCTTCAGACCCTTCATCAGTTACCCAGTCTGCCCCTTCAGACCCTTCATCAGTTACCCAGTCTGCCCCTTCAGACCCTTCATCAGTTACCCAGTCTGCACCTTCAGACCCATCATCAATTTCCCAGTCTGCACCCTCAGGTCAGTCATCAGTTTCCCAGTCTGCACCCTCGGACCCGTCATCGGTTACCCAGTCTGCAGCTTCAGACCCTTCATTGGTTTCCCAGTCTGCAGCTCCAGACCCTTCATTGGTTTCCCAGTCTGCAGCTTCAGACCCTTCATTGGTTTCCCAGTCTGCAGCTTCAGACCCTTCATTGGTTTCCCAGTCTGCACCCTCAAATCAGTCATCGGTTTCCCAGTCTGCACCTTCACAACCATCATCAACAACAGAGTCTGAACAGCCACAGTCAGAGTTTAAACCTGTTGAAGAAATCCAGACCATCACCACTATTTCCTCGTCTGGAAAAAATGAAGCTCTCAAACAGTCAAGACAACGTCTTTTAAGTCCCAGTCCTTTTAATACTGCGGGTCATGGGCCTCTGCCAGCTACATTTCCTCCTTATCACACCGCACCAGTTGACCATGCTTACCATCCAGGACCGGTGCCCACCTACCCACCCCAGTCTAACCCTGTGCCGTTTATACCCCTGCATCAGCAAGCCCCTCCGCTGTTTAGCTACCCGCCACCTCCACTTCTTCCAATGATGTTCCCCCAGAGTGATCCTCAAAATCAAATGCATGCCCCACCTTGGGCTCAGGCAGTGCCTCCTCCGGCATGTTTTCCACCGCCCGTCCCAGATGTAGTCACTGGGCCCCCACAGTCATATACAATGCCAAGATTCCCTGATTCCTCCATGCTGAATCTGCCACCCTTGAACAAGAGTGATCAGGGCTCTGAGCTTTGGGACAGGAAGTCCAGGCCATTGGCTGATCCTTTCAAAAAGGATGACCGAGACCACTATGGGAGGTACAGGCACAAGAGCCAACATTACGAGCGAGAGAGGCACAAGGCCAGAAGCCGGAGTCAGAGCCGGAGCCGAAGCAAGAGCAGGAGTCGCAGCAGGAGCCGGAGCCGAAGCAGGCACAGACACAAGACCAAGCACTCGCGAGAGGACAGGCATGGggagaggaggaaagagagacatCACAGCAGTCaccacagggacagagacaaaCATAGACGGGACTCTGATCATGAAAAACACCGGAGAGACTCAAGAGATACACACTCATGA